Within the Streptomyces sp. NBC_00353 genome, the region GCCTGCGATCACCCGCCAGACCTGACGGGGAATGTTTGCTCAAACGTGATGAGGTCAGAAGGGTTCCGTAATCCGGACAACGTTGCTCCAGGAGCGGTTTCAGGCTTTCCAACCGCCGCTGTTTTCCGGACAGTTGCCCCGGGATCCACTGGAAGCACCGGATGCTCCGGTAGGCAGGAAATGCCCGGACTTGGGCTTCGGTGACGGCATTTGCCGGTAGCTCAACCGATTTCGGCAGGATCGGCGCACAGCCCGGGTCAACTCACCGGGCGCGCCTGGCCGTCGGGGCGCGGCACGGGACAATCCCGGGCGCCTCCGGCTCTTCTACCCGAAGGGGTACCCGTAGGCGGAACCGGCTGCGGGCGGCGGACCGGCCTGGGCGTGCGCCTCGCGGTCGTAGAACGGGCGGGCGTTGGCACGCAGCCACATCGCGACCGGGTCGTACTCGTCGGACATGGCGACGGTCGAGACGGGAAGCCCGTCCGGGACCGCGCCGATCGACTGCTGCATCATCGCGCGCACCGCGTCGACGGAGGACTGACTCGTGTCGTAGAGATCCAGACCGATGGCGAGATAGGGGACGCCGAGCGCGGGCTGCACCCAGGCGCGGCGCAACGAGCGGATCGCAGGGGTGCGATGGGCGTTCTGCGAGAGCAGTGCGTAGAACTGCGGGATCTCGACGGCCGGCTCGGTGAGCCGGAGCGGCCCGGCGGGCATCCGGTCGAGGCCGGTGGCGATCCGTCTCAGATCCAGCCAGGGAATGCCGACGCCGCCGCCGGGGGCGTGCGGGTTGAGCCAGATGCCCCAGCGGTCGGGGAAGAGGGCACGAGCGATGTCGACGCCGGTGACCACCTCATGGGCCCGGTTCCAGCCACTGGCCGCGAGTTCCTGGGCCGAGGTCACACAGGGGGCGTAGCCCAGCCCGTCGATCTCCATGTTCCCGTACTGGGCGTCCGGCGATCCGGCCTGTCCGTGCCAGAGCAGCATCCAGATCCGGTCCTGGGCGAGGGCCCGCAGCAACGCCTCGTACGCGTCGTAGCGCCCGGGCGTCACTTGGCGCAGCATGTGCTCGACCTGCCCGGCCGCCGCGGTGCCTGACGCACTCACCCTGGGTCCCGCCCCTCTTCGATCCACTGTGTCGGCCTGCCGCTCCCGGGGCACACGGGTGCGGCACGGTGGCCGAGGCACTAGCCATCAAACCAGCTTAAGCGGCGTCCCTGACACCGACTTGACGTCACAGGCCGACGCGTCGCGCCCCGGCCGCCGGGCTCCGGCAAGGGGGTACCCGCCGCTCAGTGGCCCTGGCGCTGGTAGAACGGCCGGATCCTGGCCCGCATCCAGTCGGCGACCGGGTCCTGCGCCACGTCCAGCAGGACCAGGTTGACCGGCCACGGGACCTCGACACGGCCGAGCGCGCGGCCCAGGGCGTCCATCGGGGCGTTGCGTCCGGCGCCGTCCCAGGTCGAGAACTCGACACCTATGAAGAGCACGGGGTCGCCGCCCTCGATGCTGGCCAGCGTGCGGCGGGCGGTGCGCACGACACCGCTCTCCTCGAACTCACCGGCCGCGGCGGCGAGGAAGTCGACGGGCTCCTCCTGCCAGTCCGGCTCGTACAGCCGGACACGGCCGCCGCTGGCCGGCCCGTCCAGAGAGGTGCGTCCGGCACGGCAGAGCTCGGCGACGGCGGGCGGCGGCAGCGGCATGCCGACGGCGCCACCCGGGTTCACCGCGATACCGAGCTGCGGGGGCAGTCCGCGGGCGAATTCGCGGGCAGGCGCCACGGTGAAGGACATATGGGTGCCGACGCAGCTCAGGAACTGCTGTTCGGAGCTGAAGACGGGGACGTACGCCGCGCCCTCGATCTCCACCGTGGGCAGATCGAGCGACGGGGCGTCGGGACCGCCGCCGTTGGGGAGCGGCACCCAGAGGTGGCTGCGGCCGAGCACTTCGACGAGCCGGCCGCCCGCCTGCGGGCTGCCGAGCGAGGCCCCGAGCACCTCTTCGAGCTCATTGGCCGGCCATCCGCCCTGCGGATGGGTCTGGACCGGTGCCGGAATGTCCACTGCTTCCCCTTCTCGCCCCATGGCTTGCCGCAGAACAGTAACTCCGGCGCGCCCCTCCGCGCTGACGGGCGCCAGAGCCCTCAGGGGCTGTGGTCGGCGAACGTGATCCGGGTCAGCATCCCGGCCGCCTCCCGGTCCAGCAGCACCGCCGAGCAGCAGCCGGGCGGCAGGATGCCGGCCTCGGTGTCCCGCAGCAGTCTGCCGACGGCCCGGCGGTGCCGGGCGAAGGCGTAACCGGAGACTCCGCGTCCGCGCTCGCGCTGGCCGTCCCTCGCCACCTGCGGGGTGACGTCCAGCAGCACGAGGTGAAGGACACGGCCGCGGCGTCGCGCGTCCCGGGCCAGCCAGCCCCGTACCCACGCCTGGGTGCCGCAGTCGTGGACCACGACCGGGTCACCGGAGCGCAGCGCCCGCCAGAGCCCCCAGTAGTGGGCGACCCGGACCAGCGGGCGGTAGAGGGCGTACGGGAGTAAGCGGGGCACTCGCTGCGCCCAGCGGTCCCGGGTGTCCTGGGAGTCGATGGCCCGTACGGTCACCGCTCGCCGGATGAGCGTCGATTTGCCGCTGCCGGGCAGCCCGGAGACCACCACCACATCGCCCGCGGCGAAGTGCAGGCCCCGCGGGCTGCGCCCGGCCCGCTCGCGCAGATCGCGCACGACGGGTGCGTGCGTGCCGAGCCTTCCCCGGACAGGTGTGCCCGGCTGTGCGGGCATCGCGCCGTGCGCGACCCCCGCGGTCGTCGCGTACCGCTGCAACGTCATTGCCCTCCCCCTGTCGGTCGCCCACGCCTGCCCACGAAGTGTAAAGAAAAGGCAATGCGAGACAACCGTCCCACTGTTCGTTTCCCTCACGGGGTACCGACGCCCCACTCTTCCGCAATGCGTGCGATGATGACCCGGCCAACTGCATAAAGGCCGCTTGAATCCGCGCGGGAGAGTTCCGGCCATTGACTGTGCCGGGCGCCGAAGGAGCAAGATCCTCCCTTGAATCTCTCAGGCCCCGTACCGCGTGGATGAGGCAGATCTGAAAAGCGAGTCGCCACGGCGGCTCCACCCAAGGTGCAAGCCGAACCCGTCAGGGTCTCTCGGCGAACCTCTCAGGTTCCGATGACAGATGGGGAGGGATCGTCCTCGCCGTCATGCCCTGGGAGCCACACCTATGAGCAACGCCCCCCGTCTCACCGCCCTCGATGCCCTGCACCGCTCGCTGGGCGCGACCATGACCGACTTCGCGGGCTGGGACATGCCGCTGCGGTACGCGAGTGAGCGCGACGAGCACAACGCGGTGCGTACGAAGGCCGGCCTCTTCGACCTGTCGCACATGGGCGAGATCACCGTCACCGGCCCGCAGGCAGCGGCATTCCTGAACTTCGCGCTGGTCGGCAACATCGGCACCGTCGCCGTCGGCCGCGCCCGCTACACGATGATCTGCGCCGAGGACGGCGGGATCCTGGACGACCTGATCGTCTACCGCCTCGGTGACACCGAGTACATGGTCGTCGCCAACGCCGGGAACGCCCAGATCGTGCTGGACGCGCTGGCCGCCCGCGCCGACGGGTTCGACGCCGAGGTG harbors:
- a CDS encoding enhanced serine sensitivity protein SseB C-terminal domain-containing protein — its product is MSASGTAAAGQVEHMLRQVTPGRYDAYEALLRALAQDRIWMLLWHGQAGSPDAQYGNMEIDGLGYAPCVTSAQELAASGWNRAHEVVTGVDIARALFPDRWGIWLNPHAPGGGVGIPWLDLRRIATGLDRMPAGPLRLTEPAVEIPQFYALLSQNAHRTPAIRSLRRAWVQPALGVPYLAIGLDLYDTSQSSVDAVRAMMQQSIGAVPDGLPVSTVAMSDEYDPVAMWLRANARPFYDREAHAQAGPPPAAGSAYGYPFG
- a CDS encoding enhanced serine sensitivity protein SseB — protein: MDIPAPVQTHPQGGWPANELEEVLGASLGSPQAGGRLVEVLGRSHLWVPLPNGGGPDAPSLDLPTVEIEGAAYVPVFSSEQQFLSCVGTHMSFTVAPAREFARGLPPQLGIAVNPGGAVGMPLPPPAVAELCRAGRTSLDGPASGGRVRLYEPDWQEEPVDFLAAAAGEFEESGVVRTARRTLASIEGGDPVLFIGVEFSTWDGAGRNAPMDALGRALGRVEVPWPVNLVLLDVAQDPVADWMRARIRPFYQRQGH
- a CDS encoding AAA family ATPase produces the protein MTLQRYATTAGVAHGAMPAQPGTPVRGRLGTHAPVVRDLRERAGRSPRGLHFAAGDVVVVSGLPGSGKSTLIRRAVTVRAIDSQDTRDRWAQRVPRLLPYALYRPLVRVAHYWGLWRALRSGDPVVVHDCGTQAWVRGWLARDARRRGRVLHLVLLDVTPQVARDGQRERGRGVSGYAFARHRRAVGRLLRDTEAGILPPGCCSAVLLDREAAGMLTRITFADHSP